One Zymoseptoria tritici IPO323 chromosome 3, whole genome shotgun sequence genomic region harbors:
- a CDS encoding zinc finger DHHC domain-containing protein (ZINC FINGER DHHC DOMAIN CONTAINING PROTEIN), with amino-acid sequence LAPTSASHTPSPPFHRRRKSWARRFERCCCKTVSYFPLSFVYGLTTWATYVSVGVSVVGHPTILSYLQAALAFTLYALGNTSYTIAVFTNPGSPIDPKFDGSRSTRRKGGDVGGRHARSTIGPGADMTSVTAKSDGKQRFCKKCQCIKPDRAHHCSSCGKCVLKMDHHCPWLATCVGLHNYKPFLLFLIYTSLFCWVAFAISAWWVWAAITDNEQMEQSILVVNTILLSVLAGIIGLVLSGFTGWHIYLVLTGQTTIESLEKTRYLTPLRQTMEHQFQSQRTYLSADGTHDPAYSPAEEQPLTDRIKEFHANALPGILRPEEGDASLNPSPSRSPAPDTRLHNSHPSAGSPAQQSLHRSYADLERDRENERYNSYLDEQASASLPNAFDLGYRANLLHVFGGNPLYWALPICNTSGDGWKWDVSPDWVRARERLASER; translated from the exons CTGGCTCCGACCTCCGCCTCGCATacgccctctccaccatTTCACCGCCGACGGAAATCTTGGGCTCGTCGCTTCGAACGATGCTGCTGTAAAACCGTCTCCTACTtccctctctccttcgtctACGGCTTGACAACCTGGGCCACATATGTCTCCGTTGGCGTCTCCGTGGTGGGACATCCTACGATCCTCTCCTACCTCCAGGCGGCCCTCGCATTCACCCTCTACGCTCTCGGCAATACTTCCTATACCATCGCCGTCTTCACAAACCCTGGCTCACCGATAGATCCCAAATTCGACGGCTCACGATCAACAAGGAGGAAAGGCGGA gatgttggtgGCAGACATGCAAGAAGCACCATCGGCCCTGGTGCGGACATGACCAGCGTCACGGCCAAATCCGACGGCAAACAACGCTTCTGCAAGAAATGTCAATGCATCAAACCGGACCGCGCCCATCACTGCTCCTCCTGCGGTAAATGCGTCCTCAAAATGGACCATCACTGCCCCTGGCTGGCCACCTGCGTCGGTCTACACAACTACAagcccttcctcctctttctGATCTACACCTCCCTCTTCTGCTGGGTCGCCTTCGCCATCTCCGCCTGGTGGGTCTGGGCGGCCATCACCGATAATGAACAAATGGAGCAgtccatcctcgtcgtcaacaccatcctcctctccgtcctcgcgGGCATCATCGGCCTCGTCCTCTCCGGCTTCACAGGCTGGCACATCTACCTCGTCCTCACCGGCCAGACAACGATCGAATCCCTCGAAAAAACTCGCTACCTCACTCCTCTCCGTCAAACCATGGAGCACCAATTCCAATCCCAACGAACCTACCTCTCCGCGGATGGAACTCACGATCCTGCATATTCTCCCGCGGAAGAGCAACCACTCACAGATCGCATCAAAGAATTCCACGCCAACGCTCTCCCAGGCATCCTACGTCCAGAAGAAGGCGACGCATCCTTGAATCCTAGCCCATCCCGCTCGCCAGCACCAGACACGCGCCTCCACAACTCTCATCCTTCTGCCGGTAGTCCAGCCCAACAATCCCTCCATCGCTCCTACGCAGATCTCGAACGCGACCGCGAAAACGAACGCTACAATTCCTACCTCGACGAACAAGCCTCCGCTTCCCTACCCAATGCTTTTGATCTCGGGTACCGCGCGAATCTCCTGCACGTCTTCGGCGGGAATCCTCTATACTGGGCCCTACCAATTTGCAACACCTCCGGTGACGGCTGGAAGTGGGATGTCAGTCCCGATTGGGTCCGCGCGAGGGAACGACTCGCTTCAGAACGC